One Gordonia mangrovi genomic region harbors:
- a CDS encoding PHP domain-containing protein codes for MRGLPALDAPVDPVSALRRIAWLLERDRQITYRVEAFRRAARAAHEVGPQELHRRAIARTLTDIAGIGPSTATVIAEAVAGDLPDYLRRLQESAPESLAEGGYSLYAQLRGDLHAHTDWSDGGATIDEMASAAAVLEHEWLAITDHSPRLTVANGLSAERLRRQLGEIEAYNDRFGDEIRLLAGIEVDILDDGTLDQTDDMLDRLDIVTASVHSRLRMDAAPMTRRMVAAVSDRRVNVLGHCTGRRVGSGRGARPPSTFDARAVFGACAEHHTAVEINSRPERVDPPDDLIELARDLGCLFAIDSDAHAPGQLDFKALGAHRAEHLGIDPDRIVTTWTADRVVDWAAGRT; via the coding sequence GTGAGAGGCCTGCCGGCGCTCGATGCCCCGGTGGACCCGGTGTCTGCGCTGCGCCGCATCGCCTGGCTGCTCGAACGTGACCGGCAGATCACCTATCGGGTGGAGGCGTTCCGCCGGGCAGCACGCGCGGCGCATGAGGTCGGGCCGCAGGAACTGCACCGCCGCGCGATCGCGCGAACCCTGACCGACATCGCGGGGATCGGCCCGAGCACGGCGACGGTGATCGCCGAGGCCGTCGCCGGCGATCTTCCCGACTACCTGCGGCGACTACAGGAGTCGGCGCCCGAATCGTTGGCCGAGGGCGGATATTCGCTGTACGCACAGCTGCGCGGCGATCTGCACGCGCACACCGACTGGAGCGACGGCGGTGCCACCATCGACGAGATGGCCTCGGCGGCAGCGGTACTGGAACATGAGTGGTTGGCGATCACCGACCACTCACCGCGTCTGACGGTGGCCAACGGCCTCAGCGCGGAGCGGTTGCGCCGCCAACTCGGCGAGATCGAGGCGTACAACGACCGTTTCGGCGACGAGATCCGGTTGCTCGCCGGTATCGAGGTCGACATCCTCGACGACGGCACGCTCGACCAGACCGATGACATGCTCGACCGGCTCGACATCGTCACCGCATCGGTTCACTCCAGGCTCCGGATGGACGCCGCCCCGATGACCCGGCGCATGGTGGCCGCCGTCAGCGATCGGCGGGTCAACGTGCTCGGCCACTGCACGGGCCGGCGGGTCGGGTCCGGTCGTGGAGCCCGTCCGCCGTCGACCTTCGATGCGCGAGCGGTGTTCGGCGCATGCGCCGAACACCACACCGCGGTCGAGATCAACTCGCGTCCCGAACGCGTCGATCCGCCCGATGACCTCATCGAGTTGGCGCGAGATCTCGGTTGTCTGTTCGCAATCGACTCCGATGCCCATGCCCCCGGCCAACTCGATTTCAAGGCGCTCGGCGCACACCGCGCCGAACATCTCGGCATCGATCCCGATCGCATCGTCACCACCTGGACTGCCGATCGGGTGGTCGACTGGGCGGCGGGTCGGACCTGA